From Candidatus Zymogenus saltonus:
TAAAGTTCGGGGATGGCTCTTCTATGATAAAATATCTTCTCTTTAAACGACTAAACTGTAAGGTAAGATCGTAACTTTTTCATATAATGTCATTGTGAGGAGCTTCAGCGACGAAGCAATCGGGTGGTTTTGAAATGCGATCTGGAATACAATAAAAGCAGGTGAATCCTGCTTTTATTGAAGTCGAAAAAAGCCTTCCTCCCCCCCCTCACCCCCTGTCACTCAGGATTATCGGCCCGTCCGATGTTATCGCGATCGAGTGCTCGAAGTGGGCGGAGAGCGACCCATCGATCGTCACCACCGTCCAGTCGTCCTCCAGCACCTTCACCTCCCAGCCCCCCATGTTCACCATCGGTTCGATGGCAAACACCATCCCTTCTTTAAGGCGTACTCCCGTCCCCGCCGTCCCGAAGTTGGGTATCTGCGGGTCCTCGTGCATCTCCTGGCCTATGCCGTGGCCCACGAACTGCCTCACCACCGAAAACCCGTTAGCCTCCACGTGCTCCTGCACCGCGGCGGAGATGTCGTAGAGTCGGTTTCCGACTCTCGCCTGCTCGATCCCCGCATACAGCGACTCCTCGGTGACCCGAATAAGCTCCACGATCTTGTCATCCACGTCCCCCACCGCAACGGTCAAGGCGCTGTCCCCGTAGTAGCCGTTCTTCTTGGAGCCGAGGTCGAGGCTGACGACGTCCCCTTCCCTTATCTCCCTTTTGCCCGGGATTCCGTGGACGACCTCCTCGTTTATGGAGACGCAGAGGCTCGCCGGGTACCCACGGTAGCCCAGAAAGGCGGGCTCCGCCCCCTCTTTCCTTATGTAGTCCTCCGCGATGGCGTCGAGCTCTGCGGTCGTAACCCCCGGCTCGACCGCCTTCACGAGGACCTTGTAGGCGCCGGCCACGATCCGGTTCGCCTCTCTTAAATGCTCTATCTCCCGCTTTGTTCTGATATTGATCATAGGGCTGTATTATATAGCACAAATATTACGTCGTGACAATATATAATATGGGTTCTTAATAATATCGGTTCTTTTTATAAAATCCCTTTTCACTTTAAAAAAATTAGTATATAATGCGCAAAAAAGGGGTGGGGGTGAGTCTATGGAAGAGGTGAGCCAATGGAAAAAGTAAATGTCCTGAGGCAGATTCCGATATTCAGTAAGCTCGGCGATGAAGAGTTGAAGACCATCGGCGATACGGCCATAAGGAAGAAGTATCCGAAGGAGAGCATCATCGTCCACGAGGAGGACGAGGGGAACTCCCTGATGTTCATATTGTCCGGAAAGGTCAAGGTCGTTCTCCTGTCGGAGAGCGGCAAGGAGATAATCCTCTCGGTTCTGGGGGACGGGGATTTCTTCGGGGAGATGTCGCTTCTGGACGGGGAGCCGAGGTCGGCCACAGTTATCGCCATGAAGGACTCAACAATGCTCGTAATCCAGAGGAACGACTTCCTGAAGCAGATCAAACAGAACCCCACCATAGCCACGGGGGTGCTTTCGGAGATGAGCCGGAGAATAAGGAGGGCGGACGAGAGGATCGGAAACCTCATCCTCCTCGACGTGTTCGGCAGGGTGGCGAGGTTCCTCCTCGATCTCGCAAAGAGGGAGGGCGCAAGATACGACGACGGCATCCTTATCGAGAAAAGGCCCACCCAACAGGATATCGCGTCGATGATAGGCGCCTCCAGGGAGACCGTGTCGAGGGTGCTGAACGAGCTCAACCGCCGGGGATTTATATCCATATCGGGTAAGAGCGTTATGATCTATGACCCCGATCAGATCCTCGACAATGACGGGGAGCTTAGCTTCCCGAGCGAAAAGGTGGAAGTTTAGCTTGACGCTCAACAAATCAATCCGGTTTTATTCTTATTACCTTCCATTTATTTAAGAAGAGTGAAATTGAAACGAGATGAGAGGCCCGGCCCCGTGATGACCGAGGACGCGGGAAAGGATTTTTCGACCGTCTCCGTGGCCGTGGCAACGGGCCTCTTTAAGACCCTTACGTACAAGGTGCCGGAGCGGCTGCGCGGCGGGATTCCCTTGGGGACGAGGGTCTTCGTCCCCCTTGGAAGAAGGAGGGTTACGGGTTATGTGGTCTCCACAAAGGGGGGGGATTACGAGGGGGAGCTCAAGGAGATCATCGATATCTTGGATGACGAGCCGGTCTTCGACGCCGGCGCCCTCGATTTCTTTCGCTTCCTCGCAGAATACTACTGTGCTCCCCTGGGTGAGGTGATAAGGAAGGGGCTTCCCGGGGGGATCAACATCAGGTCGAAAAAGTGGATTAAGGCCCTTAAGGTCCCGGACGATGTTTCGGAGGTTGATCTGAAGATATTGGATCTGTCGGGGGAGGGTCAGGGGATCTCTCTGGATACGCTGAAGGGTAAGCTGAAGGGTCATGATATAAATTACCGGATAAGCAGGCTTGAGGAGATGGGCTGCCTCGTTGTCAAGGAGGAGGTGGAGTCGCCCAAGACCAAGCGGGGGGAGATAAGGGTCGTGTCTCTCAATGATGGAGTGATTTTGGATGAGATTAAGGAGAGGCTCTCCCGCTCGATGGCGACCCGTGAACTCTTCGAGTTTATCGCAGAGACCGAAAGCGTCCCGTTAAGCGAGCTGAACGAGAGGTTCAAGGGTGCAGGAGATAAGGTGAAGAAGCTTAAGGAGCTGGGGGCCGTAGATGTATCTACTGAGCACCGGGCGAGGGAGATCCCCTTCGTGGAGCTTTCCGGGATCGATGTAAGTCCGATAGAGGAGTTGAGCGCGGCCCAGGTTTCCGCCGTATCGGAGATGGAGGGCGCCCTCGAATCGGGGGGATTTTCGGCCCATCTCCTCTACGGCGTTACCGGGAGCGGAAAGACGGAGGTGTATCTGCGCTCCGTGAAGAGGGCGCTCGGCCTGGGGAGGGGGGCGATAGTTCTTGTCCCGGAGATTGCCCTGACGACCCAGCTACTCTCCCGATTCAGGGGAAGGTTCGGCGATACGGTAGCGGTGCTCCACAGCGCCCTGTCGGACGGGGAGCGGTTGGACCAGTGGTGGCGGATAAAAACCGGGGAGGCGAGAGTTGTCCTGGGGGCGAGGTCGGCCATCTTTGCGCCGATGCCTGACCCCGGGATAATAGTGGTCGACGAGGAGCACGAGGGTTCCTACAAGCAGGGGGACGTGCCCAGGTACAACGCCAGAGACGCCGCCGTGATGCTGGGAAAGATCAGGGGAGCGGTGGTGCTCCTCGGCTCCGCGACCCCTTCTCTGGAGAGCTACAACAACGCCACCACCGGCCGCTACAGACTCATCAGGCTCCCCGAGAGGATCGCCATGGACGGCAGGATGCCGGAGGTGGAGATCGTCGATCTAAAGGAGGCGGAGCTTGTGACGAAGAGCATCACGAAGAGGCTCGCCGACGAGATTGCAAGAACAATAGACTCCGGCCACCAGGTAATCCTCCTCTTGAACCGCCGCGGGTTCTCCTCCTTTATCCTCTGCCCCACCTGCGGGCACAATTTTCTCTGCCCGTCCTGCAGCATTACCATGACCTACCACAAGGGGACGAGGAGCCTTCTGTGTCACTACTGTGATTTTAGAAAGGACGCCCCCGATTTTTGCCCCGAGTGCGAGGATCGGCGGCTGCTCCTTGTCGGCACGGGGACCGAGAGGATAGAGGAGGAGCTGACGCATATAGTCCCCGGGGCGAGGACGATCCGCCTCGACAGAGACTCCACTAGAAAAAAGGGGGCGATCGGCAAAAACCTCTCGGCGTTTGCGGAGGGAAAGGCGGACATCCTTCTGGGGACGCAGATGGTCGCCAAGGGGCACGATTTCCCGAGGGTGGCGCTGGTGGGCGCCATAAACGCCGACGTGGGGCTTAACATCCCGGACTTCAGGTCGGCCGAGAGGACATTTTCCCTCCTGGCCCAGTCCGCCGGAAGGGCGGGAAGGGGAGAGGCCCTCGCCGGGGTGGTTATCCAGACGTACAACCCCGAGCACTACGCCGTAAGGTGCGCCTCTTCCCACGATTACGATTCATTCCTTGAAATCGAGATGGAATCGAGGAGGGAGCTCGGATACCCGCCGTTTTCGAGGCTCGTTCTCCTTAATCTGAGGGGACGGGACAAGGGACACGTCAAGAAAGTATCGGAGTCGGTCGGAGAGAGGCTTGATGCGATTAAAAGGTCAAAAAAACTTGCCGTTTCAATACTGGGGCCTGTCGTTTCGCCGATCCCGAGGATAAAGGGGGAGCACCGCTTTCAGATCATGCTTAAGGGGGAAAAGAGGGGTTCTATTACCGCAGTCCTCGATGAGCTCTTGAGGGATGAAGGCAAAATTATCCCCGGCGGGGTCAAGTTATCCGTTGATGTCGACCCTCTCGATATGCTATAATATAAAGTCAAATATTTCAGAGGCAGGATATATTTAGTAAAGAACGAAGAGGATGATGGAAGATGGCCGTTCTTGAAATAGTGAAGTATCCGGACCCTGTCCTTTCCACCGCTTCAGACAGGGTTGAAGCTGTCGATGACGAGACAAGACAGCTGATGGAGGACATGCTCGAGACGATGTACAGCGCCCCCGGGGTGGGGCTTGCCGCCCCCCAGGTCGGCGTGAACAAGAGGATTATTGTCATCGATGTCAGACCGGATGACAAGAAAGATCCGATCATGCTTGTCAATCCCGAAATAGTAGAGGGGGACGGGAAGTTCACATACGAGGAGGGATGTCTTTCCCTTCCGGAGTTCATCGTCGAGGTGGAGCGGATGAAGGAGGTGTCCGTGAAGGGGATAAACGAGAAAGGGGACGAAGTGACATATAAGGCCAATGACCTTCTTGCCGTTGTCTTTCAGCACGAGATCGACCACCTTGACGGGATACTCCTTGTGGACAAGGTCAGCAGGCTAAAGAGGGACATTTATCGGAGGAAGGTGAAAAAGGGCTTGAAGGAAACGGCGAGGGATGAATCCAAGGGGGGCGCGCTGTAGATAGACTATGAAGGGCTCCACAAAGGTCGTTTTCATGGGAACCCCCGATTTCGCCGTCCCGAGTCTCAGGGCGCTTATCGACGGGGACGTTGATATCCTCCTCGCGGTGACGCAGCCGGACAGGCCCAAGGGGAGGGGAAGGGGTTTGGTGCCCCCGCCGGTCAAATTGC
This genomic window contains:
- a CDS encoding Crp/Fnr family transcriptional regulator; its protein translation is MEKVNVLRQIPIFSKLGDEELKTIGDTAIRKKYPKESIIVHEEDEGNSLMFILSGKVKVVLLSESGKEIILSVLGDGDFFGEMSLLDGEPRSATVIAMKDSTMLVIQRNDFLKQIKQNPTIATGVLSEMSRRIRRADERIGNLILLDVFGRVARFLLDLAKREGARYDDGILIEKRPTQQDIASMIGASRETVSRVLNELNRRGFISISGKSVMIYDPDQILDNDGELSFPSEKVEV
- the def gene encoding peptide deformylase — its product is MAVLEIVKYPDPVLSTASDRVEAVDDETRQLMEDMLETMYSAPGVGLAAPQVGVNKRIIVIDVRPDDKKDPIMLVNPEIVEGDGKFTYEEGCLSLPEFIVEVERMKEVSVKGINEKGDEVTYKANDLLAVVFQHEIDHLDGILLVDKVSRLKRDIYRRKVKKGLKETARDESKGGAL
- the priA gene encoding primosomal protein N'; this encodes MKRDERPGPVMTEDAGKDFSTVSVAVATGLFKTLTYKVPERLRGGIPLGTRVFVPLGRRRVTGYVVSTKGGDYEGELKEIIDILDDEPVFDAGALDFFRFLAEYYCAPLGEVIRKGLPGGINIRSKKWIKALKVPDDVSEVDLKILDLSGEGQGISLDTLKGKLKGHDINYRISRLEEMGCLVVKEEVESPKTKRGEIRVVSLNDGVILDEIKERLSRSMATRELFEFIAETESVPLSELNERFKGAGDKVKKLKELGAVDVSTEHRAREIPFVELSGIDVSPIEELSAAQVSAVSEMEGALESGGFSAHLLYGVTGSGKTEVYLRSVKRALGLGRGAIVLVPEIALTTQLLSRFRGRFGDTVAVLHSALSDGERLDQWWRIKTGEARVVLGARSAIFAPMPDPGIIVVDEEHEGSYKQGDVPRYNARDAAVMLGKIRGAVVLLGSATPSLESYNNATTGRYRLIRLPERIAMDGRMPEVEIVDLKEAELVTKSITKRLADEIARTIDSGHQVILLLNRRGFSSFILCPTCGHNFLCPSCSITMTYHKGTRSLLCHYCDFRKDAPDFCPECEDRRLLLVGTGTERIEEELTHIVPGARTIRLDRDSTRKKGAIGKNLSAFAEGKADILLGTQMVAKGHDFPRVALVGAINADVGLNIPDFRSAERTFSLLAQSAGRAGRGEALAGVVIQTYNPEHYAVRCASSHDYDSFLEIEMESRRELGYPPFSRLVLLNLRGRDKGHVKKVSESVGERLDAIKRSKKLAVSILGPVVSPIPRIKGEHRFQIMLKGEKRGSITAVLDELLRDEGKIIPGGVKLSVDVDPLDML
- the map gene encoding type I methionyl aminopeptidase; its protein translation is MINIRTKREIEHLREANRIVAGAYKVLVKAVEPGVTTAELDAIAEDYIRKEGAEPAFLGYRGYPASLCVSINEEVVHGIPGKREIREGDVVSLDLGSKKNGYYGDSALTVAVGDVDDKIVELIRVTEESLYAGIEQARVGNRLYDISAAVQEHVEANGFSVVRQFVGHGIGQEMHEDPQIPNFGTAGTGVRLKEGMVFAIEPMVNMGGWEVKVLEDDWTVVTIDGSLSAHFEHSIAITSDGPIILSDRG